One window of the Flavobacteriales bacterium genome contains the following:
- a CDS encoding HlyC/CorC family transporter: MTISLIYVLIAIFFSAFFSGMEIAFISANRLKIELEKKQGDFSAKILSSFIQKPASFIGAMLIGNNIALVVYSIMMSQLLEPHILVYTKSETVVLLVQTLISTLIVLFFAEFLPKALLRINPNFALKVAAIPLKLIYLVLFPFTYVTSKISNGILFLFKVDTSNSSLAFTKVDLEHFVMDIQERQESGEEIEHEIQIFKNALEFTDVKARECMIHRTEIIAMDINDSIEELNQKFIETELSKILIYRDSIDNIIGYVHSIELFKRPESIKSILLPISIVPESMLASEILKQFINQRRSMAVVVDEFGGTSGVITTEDIIEEIFGEIDDEHDVEELIDKQLDDNTYQFSAKTEIDYINDKYKLELPESEEYETLGGLIFYYHESIPEKDDKIFIEKFVLTIDEVSNNKIELITLQISDE, encoded by the coding sequence ATGACCATTAGTTTAATTTACGTTTTAATTGCCATTTTCTTTTCAGCTTTTTTTTCGGGAATGGAAATTGCCTTTATTTCTGCCAACCGTTTAAAAATAGAGTTAGAAAAAAAACAAGGCGATTTTTCAGCTAAAATTCTTTCAAGTTTTATACAAAAACCCGCAAGTTTTATTGGGGCCATGTTAATTGGCAACAACATCGCATTGGTTGTTTATAGTATAATGATGTCGCAATTGCTAGAACCACATATTTTGGTTTATACCAAAAGCGAAACAGTGGTTTTGTTAGTTCAAACATTAATTTCAACCTTAATAGTATTGTTTTTTGCAGAGTTTTTACCAAAGGCACTACTTCGTATAAACCCAAATTTTGCCTTAAAAGTTGCGGCAATTCCGTTAAAATTAATCTATTTGGTGTTGTTTCCTTTTACTTACGTGACCAGTAAAATTTCTAATGGAATTCTATTTTTGTTTAAAGTAGATACTTCTAATAGTAGCTTGGCATTTACAAAAGTAGATTTGGAGCATTTTGTTATGGATATCCAAGAGAGACAAGAGAGCGGAGAAGAAATTGAACACGAAATCCAAATTTTTAAAAATGCATTGGAGTTTACCGATGTAAAAGCCCGTGAATGCATGATTCACCGAACCGAAATAATTGCAATGGATATTAATGATTCTATTGAAGAATTGAATCAAAAATTTATAGAAACCGAACTTTCCAAGATATTGATTTATAGAGATTCTATCGATAATATTATTGGTTACGTTCATTCTATTGAATTATTTAAACGACCAGAAAGTATCAAGTCGATTTTGTTGCCCATTTCAATTGTTCCTGAATCGATGTTGGCAAGCGAAATTTTAAAACAGTTTATTAATCAGCGTAGGAGTATGGCGGTGGTAGTTGATGAATTTGGAGGAACATCTGGCGTTATTACTACCGAAGATATTATTGAAGAAATTTTTGGGGAGATTGATGATGAGCATGATGTGGAGGAATTAATCGATAAACAATTGGATGATAACACGTATCAATTTTCTGCTAAAACAGAAATAGACTACATCAACGATAAATATAAACTAGAATTACCTGAATCTGAAGAATATGAAACTTTAGGGGGATTAATCTTTTATTATCACGAAAGTATACCTGAAAAAGACGATAAAATTTTCATTGAAAAATTTGTTTTAACTATAGACGAAGTAAGCAACAATAAAATAGAATTAATTACCCTTCAAATTTCTGATGAATAA
- a CDS encoding SurA N-terminal domain-containing protein, which yields MAVIGKIREKSALLLIVIGVAMLAFILGDLFQSGQSFFGGDNNVGEIGEDKISAIDFNNQYEVAISRWEMQNKSTANEQVRESLLEQVWNDIIREKVVVSQINELGIAVSPQELFDMIQGNEPHPQVKQAFSNPQTGEFSPAQVLQFLKSLETMPVENKNQWLLFEDGIQKERVTSKYFNLIKKGFYAPQAFAKRVYNEQTEKRNIKFVAKRYFTVPDSTVTVTDAEKLAYYKEHKNEYKQDASRTIEYVKFDVTPSAVDIEEARKWMVEAVEEFKASTNDSAYVMFNSDVPFDANYYTQDNMPYVEDSNFFNVEVGTVSELFEEDNSFVLAKLVNTKLVSDSVKARHILLKVAQPGDSTAYFKLDSIKTVIQKGGKFDELAKAMSEDVGSAIEGGDLGWFREGQMVPEFNDACFNGKKGDLTIVQTQFGFHLIEITGQGDKVKKVQVAKLYRAIEPSNATFDEVFAKASGFYSANSSSENFTKSTEDGEFMKRIAEVKASDKTIAGLDSPRELIRWAYKNEKGEVSAPFQFGQSFVVAHLAEVKEEGIAPMEQVEIQVELGAKKMKKVEMFTKEMSGFKSLDELAAKIGGQVESTADVTFASFSVPFLGNEPRILGVIPTLQKGQLSVPIEGKAGVFVVFVEEVVPAPEIKDFAPYKVQLEQMYSNNASKAYEALQSKFGVKDERYKFY from the coding sequence ATGGCAGTAATAGGAAAAATTAGAGAAAAATCAGCGTTATTGTTGATTGTTATAGGTGTAGCGATGTTAGCTTTTATCTTAGGTGACTTGTTCCAATCAGGACAATCATTTTTTGGTGGCGACAACAATGTTGGTGAAATAGGAGAAGATAAAATCTCTGCAATTGATTTCAATAACCAATACGAAGTGGCTATTAGCAGATGGGAGATGCAAAATAAATCTACTGCAAATGAGCAAGTTAGAGAGTCATTGTTGGAGCAGGTATGGAATGATATTATTAGAGAAAAAGTGGTGGTAAGCCAAATTAATGAATTAGGTATTGCGGTTTCTCCACAAGAATTATTTGATATGATTCAAGGTAATGAGCCACATCCTCAAGTAAAACAAGCATTTTCTAATCCTCAAACAGGAGAGTTTAGTCCTGCACAAGTTTTACAATTCTTAAAAAGTTTAGAAACAATGCCTGTTGAAAATAAAAATCAATGGTTATTGTTTGAAGATGGTATTCAAAAAGAAAGAGTGACTTCAAAATATTTTAACTTGATTAAAAAAGGGTTTTATGCTCCACAAGCTTTTGCTAAAAGAGTTTACAACGAGCAAACCGAAAAACGTAACATCAAATTTGTTGCAAAAAGATATTTTACAGTTCCTGATAGTACGGTAACAGTTACAGATGCTGAAAAATTAGCATACTATAAAGAACATAAAAACGAATACAAACAAGATGCATCTAGAACGATAGAGTATGTTAAGTTTGACGTAACTCCATCAGCTGTTGATATTGAGGAAGCAAGAAAATGGATGGTTGAAGCTGTAGAAGAATTTAAAGCATCTACCAACGATTCTGCGTATGTAATGTTTAACTCTGATGTTCCATTTGATGCTAATTACTATACGCAAGATAATATGCCTTATGTTGAAGATTCTAATTTCTTTAATGTTGAAGTAGGTACAGTTTCTGAGCTTTTTGAAGAAGATAATTCTTTTGTTTTAGCAAAATTAGTTAATACAAAATTGGTTTCTGACTCAGTAAAAGCAAGACACATTTTGTTGAAAGTTGCTCAACCAGGTGATTCAACTGCATATTTTAAATTGGATAGTATTAAAACAGTTATTCAAAAAGGTGGTAAGTTCGATGAATTGGCAAAAGCAATGTCAGAAGATGTTGGTTCAGCAATTGAAGGTGGAGATTTAGGTTGGTTTAGAGAAGGTCAGATGGTTCCTGAGTTTAACGATGCTTGTTTTAATGGTAAAAAGGGTGATTTAACAATAGTACAAACACAATTTGGATTTCACTTAATTGAAATTACTGGCCAAGGAGATAAAGTGAAAAAAGTTCAAGTTGCTAAATTGTATAGAGCTATTGAGCCTAGTAACGCGACATTTGATGAGGTTTTCGCAAAAGCTAGTGGCTTTTATTCAGCAAATAGTTCCTCAGAGAACTTTACTAAATCAACTGAAGATGGTGAGTTTATGAAACGAATTGCTGAAGTTAAAGCAAGTGATAAAACAATTGCCGGATTAGATTCTCCTAGAGAATTAATTAGATGGGCTTACAAAAATGAAAAAGGTGAAGTTTCTGCACCATTTCAATTCGGACAAAGTTTTGTTGTAGCTCATTTAGCCGAAGTAAAAGAAGAAGGAATAGCTCCAATGGAACAAGTTGAGATTCAAGTAGAATTGGGTGCTAAGAAAATGAAAAAAGTAGAAATGTTTACCAAAGAAATGTCAGGATTTAAATCGTTAGATGAATTGGCTGCTAAAATTGGTGGACAAGTAGAATCTACAGCTGATGTTACTTTTGCTAGTTTTTCAGTTCCGTTTTTAGGAAATGAACCAAGAATTTTGGGAGTTATACCTACTTTACAAAAAGGACAGTTAAGTGTTCCAATTGAAGGAAAAGCTGGAGTGTTTGTTGTTTTTGTAGAAGAAGTTGTTCCAGCTCCAGAAATAAAAGATTTTGCTCCTTATAAAGTTCAATTAGAACAAATGTATTCTAATAATGCTAGTAAAGCATACGAAGCTCTACAAAGCAAATTTGGAGTGAAAGACGAAAGATATAAATTCTATTAA
- a CDS encoding fumarate hydratase, giving the protein MSTFNYQDPYPLSKDKTNYKLISSEFVSTVEVDGRKILKVDPKAIELLAQQAMVDVSFMLRTAHLEKVAKILDDPESTDNDRFVAYTLLVNAQIAAEGQLPSCQDTGTAIVMAKKGEDVYTGVNDVEYLSKGIYQTYQDKNLRYSQVVPITMFEEKNSGNNLPAQIDIYSTQGNEYKFLFLAKGGGSANKTYLYQQTKAVLNEKSMTEFVINKIKDLGTAACPPYHLAFVVGGTSAEANLKAVKLASTGYYDDLPTEGNIGGQAFRDLEWEEKIHKICQESQIGAQFGGKYFTHDVKVIRLPRHAASCPVGIGVSCSADRNIKGKITEKGIFLEQLETNPGRFVPEKAPHLQPAVEIDLNMPMAEQLKILSKYPIKTRLNLRGTLIVARDIAHAKIKELLESGKPMPEYFKNHPIYYAGPAKTPEGMPSGSFGPTTAGRMDSYVAEFQAQGGSMIMLAKGNRSPQVREACKKFGGFYLGSIGGPAAILAKQNIKSVEVVDFPELGMEAVRKIEVENFPAFIICDDKGNDFFENM; this is encoded by the coding sequence ATGTCAACATTTAATTATCAAGATCCATATCCGTTAAGCAAGGATAAAACCAATTACAAATTAATTTCTAGTGAATTTGTTTCTACTGTTGAAGTTGATGGTCGAAAAATCTTAAAAGTTGACCCTAAAGCTATTGAGTTATTAGCACAACAAGCCATGGTTGATGTCTCATTTATGTTGAGAACTGCACATTTAGAAAAAGTAGCCAAAATTTTGGACGACCCAGAGTCTACCGATAATGATAGATTTGTTGCTTATACGTTACTGGTGAATGCTCAAATTGCTGCTGAAGGACAATTGCCTTCTTGTCAGGATACTGGAACGGCTATAGTGATGGCAAAAAAAGGAGAGGATGTTTATACCGGTGTTAATGATGTGGAATATTTGTCAAAAGGTATTTATCAAACTTATCAAGATAAAAATTTACGCTATTCTCAAGTTGTTCCGATTACGATGTTTGAAGAAAAAAATTCAGGAAACAACTTGCCCGCACAAATTGATATATATTCGACTCAAGGTAACGAATATAAATTTTTGTTTTTGGCGAAAGGTGGAGGTTCTGCAAACAAAACATACTTATACCAACAAACTAAAGCAGTGTTGAACGAGAAAAGTATGACTGAATTTGTTATCAATAAAATAAAAGATTTAGGTACTGCTGCTTGCCCACCTTATCATTTAGCTTTTGTAGTTGGTGGAACATCTGCCGAAGCTAATTTAAAAGCAGTAAAGTTAGCTTCTACTGGCTATTATGATGATTTACCAACCGAAGGAAATATCGGAGGGCAAGCATTTCGTGATTTAGAATGGGAAGAAAAAATTCATAAAATTTGTCAAGAAAGTCAAATAGGGGCTCAGTTTGGAGGTAAATATTTTACGCACGATGTTAAAGTAATTCGGTTGCCACGACATGCAGCATCTTGCCCAGTAGGTATTGGAGTAAGTTGCTCGGCGGATAGAAACATTAAAGGAAAAATTACCGAAAAAGGTATTTTCTTAGAACAATTGGAGACTAATCCTGGAAGATTTGTTCCGGAAAAAGCACCACATTTACAACCAGCAGTTGAAATAGATTTAAATATGCCAATGGCTGAACAGTTGAAAATACTTTCTAAATACCCGATAAAAACACGGTTGAATTTGAGAGGAACCTTGATTGTTGCTAGAGATATCGCTCACGCTAAAATCAAAGAATTGTTAGAAAGCGGAAAACCAATGCCAGAATATTTTAAAAATCATCCTATTTATTATGCTGGTCCAGCAAAAACGCCAGAAGGAATGCCTTCAGGTAGTTTTGGACCTACAACTGCTGGGCGAATGGATTCTTATGTTGCAGAATTTCAAGCACAAGGTGGTTCAATGATTATGTTAGCTAAAGGAAATCGATCACCACAAGTTCGAGAGGCTTGTAAAAAATTCGGAGGATTTTATTTAGGCTCAATTGGTGGTCCGGCTGCAATTTTGGCAAAACAAAATATTAAATCGGTTGAAGTAGTTGATTTTCCTGAATTAGGCATGGAAGCAGTGCGTAAAATTGAAGTAGAAAACTTCCCAGCTTTTATTATTTGTGATGATAAAGGGAATGATTTTTTTGAAAATATGTAA
- the arsC gene encoding arsenate reductase (glutaredoxin) (This arsenate reductase requires both glutathione and glutaredoxin to convert arsenate to arsenite, after which the efflux transporter formed by ArsA and ArsB can extrude the arsenite from the cell, providing resistance.) — protein MKIYHNPRCSKSRQTLELLQQNTKEKIEIVEYLNNVPTVKELTEIITLLKIKPEELVRKGEDVYKEKFKGKTLKDSEWIKAMVENPKLIERPIVVANNKAIIGRPPEKVLELL, from the coding sequence ATGAAAATTTACCACAATCCAAGATGTAGCAAAAGCAGACAAACATTAGAATTGCTTCAGCAAAACACTAAAGAAAAAATAGAAATTGTTGAATATTTAAATAATGTTCCGACAGTAAAAGAACTTACCGAAATAATAACACTATTAAAGATTAAACCAGAAGAATTGGTAAGAAAAGGTGAAGATGTTTACAAAGAAAAATTTAAGGGAAAAACGCTGAAAGATTCAGAATGGATAAAAGCAATGGTTGAAAATCCAAAATTAATTGAACGACCAATAGTAGTAGCCAATAATAAAGCTATTATTGGACGACCACCAGAAAAAGTTTTAGAACTACTTTGA
- the uvrC gene encoding excinuclease ABC subunit UvrC: MSLNTFIKNLPNKPGVYQYYNTDGEILYVGKAKNLKKRVTSYFSKNHENNKTAILVKQIADIKTIVVETEIEALLLENNLIKKYQPKYNILLKDDKTYPWICIKNEPFPRIFSTRNLIKDGSEYFGPYASGKMMTTILDLIRELFPLRNCSFSLTPENIKSQKFKVCLEYHIGNCKAPCVGYQQEDEYQQYITDIKNIIKGNIHSVTKHLKKMMAESAEKLDFEKAHLLKEKIKTLENYQSKSVVVSPTINDVDVFSIISDETHAFINYLKVINGAIIQGHTIELKKKLDETDDELLQIGIIELRLRFDSQSKEVIVPFIPDIADKNLKFIVPAIGDKKHLLDLSERNAKYYRLERKKQKENVNPTKHSDRILEQLQKDLRMPEKPIYIECFDNSNIQGTNPVAACVVFKDAKPSKKDYRHFNIKTVEGPDDFASMEEVILRRYKRLLEEKQPLPQLIIIDGGKGQLSSALKSIDELGLRGKITIIGIAKKLEEIYFPNDSIPLYLNKKSESLKLIQYLRNEAHRFGITHHRNRRSKELIKSELSEIEGIGFKTSQELLWKFKSVARIKQASLTELEKVISKTRAKLVFEHFKKEV; the protein is encoded by the coding sequence ATGAGTCTGAACACTTTTATAAAAAACCTACCGAACAAACCAGGTGTCTATCAATATTACAATACTGATGGAGAAATTTTATATGTAGGCAAGGCTAAAAATCTCAAAAAAAGAGTTACATCTTATTTTTCCAAGAACCATGAAAATAATAAAACTGCCATTTTAGTTAAACAAATTGCAGATATTAAAACAATTGTAGTTGAAACTGAAATTGAAGCGTTGTTGCTAGAAAATAATCTGATTAAAAAATATCAACCCAAATACAATATTTTATTAAAAGACGATAAAACTTACCCTTGGATTTGTATAAAAAACGAACCTTTTCCACGAATATTTTCCACTCGAAATTTAATTAAAGATGGCTCCGAATATTTTGGTCCGTATGCCTCTGGGAAAATGATGACTACCATTTTAGATTTAATTAGGGAACTTTTTCCTTTACGAAATTGTAGTTTCAGTTTAACTCCTGAAAATATAAAATCCCAAAAATTCAAGGTGTGTTTAGAGTATCATATTGGAAACTGTAAAGCACCATGTGTTGGATATCAGCAAGAAGATGAGTATCAACAATACATTACCGATATAAAAAATATTATAAAAGGAAACATTCATAGCGTTACCAAGCATTTAAAAAAAATGATGGCTGAAAGTGCTGAGAAATTAGACTTTGAAAAAGCTCATTTGTTAAAGGAAAAGATTAAAACCTTAGAAAACTACCAGAGCAAATCAGTTGTAGTAAGCCCAACCATTAACGATGTTGATGTTTTCTCCATTATATCAGACGAAACACATGCTTTTATCAACTACTTAAAAGTAATAAATGGAGCAATTATACAGGGGCATACTATTGAATTAAAAAAGAAATTAGATGAGACTGATGATGAACTTTTGCAAATTGGAATTATTGAACTCCGCTTACGTTTCGATAGTCAATCGAAAGAGGTTATTGTTCCTTTTATTCCTGACATAGCAGACAAAAATCTAAAGTTTATTGTACCAGCTATTGGTGATAAAAAACATTTACTGGATTTATCAGAACGAAATGCAAAATATTATCGATTAGAACGGAAAAAACAAAAGGAAAATGTAAATCCTACCAAACATAGCGACCGTATTTTAGAACAACTACAAAAGGATTTACGAATGCCCGAAAAACCCATTTATATTGAGTGTTTTGACAATTCAAACATACAAGGGACAAACCCTGTTGCAGCATGCGTAGTTTTTAAAGATGCCAAACCAAGCAAAAAAGATTATCGTCATTTTAATATTAAAACGGTTGAAGGTCCTGATGATTTTGCAAGTATGGAAGAGGTTATTTTAAGGCGCTACAAAAGATTGTTGGAAGAAAAGCAGCCGTTACCCCAATTGATTATTATTGATGGAGGAAAAGGTCAGTTGAGTTCAGCATTAAAGAGTATTGACGAATTAGGTTTAAGAGGTAAAATTACCATAATAGGTATCGCTAAAAAATTAGAAGAAATCTATTTTCCAAACGATTCCATTCCTTTGTATCTAAATAAAAAATCAGAATCGTTAAAGCTAATTCAGTATTTAAGAAACGAAGCACATCGATTTGGAATTACACACCATAGAAACCGCAGGTCAAAAGAATTAATAAAATCAGAATTATCAGAAATTGAAGGCATTGGATTTAAAACTTCACAGGAGTTATTGTGGAAATTTAAATCGGTTGCCAGAATAAAACAGGCTTCGTTAACAGAATTAGAAAAAGTAATCAGTAAAACAAGAGCTAAACTAGTATTTGAACATTTTAAAAAAGAAGTTTAA
- a CDS encoding T9SS type A sorting domain-containing protein produces the protein MLQRFMDQSSRTRYIYVNGVVAASHTHGVGEWTSSEVDAGPVTIGGESDGSAESTNRFQGQIDEVSYWNKALSQTEIRDLMCKSLIGSEPNLYGYWNFDGAGMGVNNVPDLSSNGLTGTMKNMNATEIVVSSIPLGTASAYSYPVSWAGFSLTLGSTSKGNMEVKTVSGTPVSVHIYRVDNVPNYTTGLSGLGNNNTYFGVFIVGGTSPTYTSVFDYSNYPDANTNEATLILNSRIDNSITTWADASATLNTGLNTLTKTGNNNRAEFILSNPSSPLPIKLLSFEANFNVDKVDLKWITASEINNDYFTIEKSKDLKNWEIVSNVSGAGNSNTTIEYLDVDYSPFQGISYYRLKQTDFDGAFTYSNIVPVRVEKKQSGEFSLFPNPLQSGEHLKIQFSEIIESEVLIVLRDTKGEEFFSKVVLNYEDKSLIAIPIDKTIPSGIYLVTASSENQIYNQKLIIKGSSNN, from the coding sequence ATGTTGCAGCGGTTTATGGATCAAAGTTCTAGAACTAGATATATTTATGTAAATGGTGTAGTAGCAGCTTCTCATACTCATGGAGTGGGTGAATGGACAAGTAGTGAAGTTGATGCTGGACCTGTTACTATTGGAGGAGAATCCGATGGTTCGGCAGAATCAACAAATAGATTTCAAGGACAAATAGATGAAGTAAGCTACTGGAATAAAGCATTGTCTCAAACCGAAATTCGTGATTTAATGTGTAAATCATTAATAGGTAGTGAACCTAATCTTTATGGTTATTGGAATTTTGATGGTGCTGGAATGGGAGTGAACAATGTTCCTGATTTATCGAGTAATGGGTTGACCGGAACAATGAAAAATATGAATGCAACAGAGATTGTTGTTTCTTCTATTCCACTTGGTACTGCAAGTGCTTACTCTTACCCTGTTTCTTGGGCGGGATTTAGTTTAACACTAGGTTCTACTTCTAAAGGTAATATGGAGGTTAAGACAGTATCAGGAACACCAGTTTCAGTGCACATTTATAGGGTTGATAATGTTCCAAATTATACAACAGGATTAAGTGGATTAGGAAATAACAATACTTATTTTGGAGTTTTTATTGTTGGAGGAACATCTCCTACATACACAAGTGTTTTTGATTATAGTAATTATCCAGATGCCAATACAAATGAAGCTACTTTGATATTAAATTCGAGGATTGACAATTCAATAACAACTTGGGCTGATGCATCAGCAACTTTGAATACAGGATTAAACACATTAACCAAGACTGGAAATAATAATAGAGCTGAATTTATTTTATCTAATCCCTCAAGTCCTTTGCCAATAAAACTTTTAAGTTTTGAAGCTAATTTTAATGTAGATAAAGTTGATTTGAAATGGATTACAGCATCAGAAATAAACAACGATTACTTTACTATTGAAAAAAGTAAAGACTTAAAAAATTGGGAAATTGTTTCTAATGTTAGCGGAGCTGGAAATAGTAATACTACAATAGAATATTTAGATGTAGATTATTCCCCTTTTCAAGGTATATCTTATTACCGATTAAAACAAACAGATTTTGATGGGGCTTTTACTTATTCTAATATAGTTCCTGTTAGGGTTGAAAAAAAACAAAGTGGTGAGTTTAGTTTATTTCCAAATCCATTACAATCAGGTGAGCATTTAAAAATTCAGTTCTCTGAAATAATTGAAAGCGAAGTTTTAATCGTATTGCGAGATACAAAGGGAGAAGAGTTTTTCTCAAAGGTAGTTTTAAATTATGAAGATAAATCCTTAATTGCGATACCAATTGATAAAACTATTCCTTCAGGAATTTATTTAGTTACAGCATCTTCAGAAAATCAAATCTATAATCAAAAGTTGATTATAAAAGGGAGTTCTAACAATTAA